One Candidatus Nanoarchaeia archaeon genomic window carries:
- the eif1A gene encoding translation initiation factor eIF-1A: MSKKKEEQERQEQMQMEISRIRLPRGRETFGVLEQRLGGSRTRVRCLDGKTRVCRIPGRLKRHLWVREGDIVIVEPWEFTGDKKGDLIFKYSKTQAQYIRKKGYLSKLEVTDEF; the protein is encoded by the coding sequence ATGAGCAAAAAAAAGGAAGAGCAGGAGCGGCAGGAACAGATGCAGATGGAGATTTCTCGCATCCGGCTTCCAAGGGGCAGGGAGACGTTTGGAGTTCTGGAGCAGCGCCTTGGCGGCTCAAGGACCAGAGTTCGTTGTCTTGATGGAAAAACGCGGGTCTGCAGAATTCCGGGCAGGCTTAAGCGGCATCTCTGGGTGAGAGAAGGGGATATTGTAATCGTGGAGCCATGGGAGTTCACTGGAGATAAGAAAGGAGACCTCATATTCAAATATTCAAAGACACAGGCACAATACATCCGGAAGAAAGGGTATCTTTCCAAGCTGGAAGTAACCGACGAGTTCTAA